The Euphorbia lathyris chromosome 2, ddEupLath1.1, whole genome shotgun sequence genome includes a window with the following:
- the LOC136219039 gene encoding chloroplastic lipocalin — protein sequence MVNATNLINHQTSPSLLHSCSSYPLMICTSRCVPGKMVLKCSLENPTSNNILVRRVLSGFAASLLCLSQTNQVSAIDVSSYSRDVCQLASAADNVTLPLDDSSDGKGGKLMMMRGMTAKNFDPVRYSGRWFEVASLKRGFAGQGQEDCHCTQGVYTYDMQGSAIQVDTFCIHGGPDGYITGIRGKVQCLSEEDLEKKETDQEKLEMIKEKCYLRFPTLPFIPKEPYDVIATDYDNFSLVSGSKDKSFIQIYSRKPNPGPEFIEKYKNYLANFGYDPSKIKDTPQDCEVMSNSQLAAMMSMSGMQQALTNEFPDLKLGAAIQFDPFTSVFETLKKLVQLYFK from the exons atggtaaatGCTACTAACTTAATCAATCACCAGACCTCTCCATCACTGCTCCATAGTTGCTCCTCTTATCCTCTGATGATATGCACTTCCAG GTGTGTACCTGGCAAAATGGTCTTAAAATGTTCACTTGAGAATCCTACCTCAAATAACATTCTGGTCAGACGCGTGCTATCTGGATTTGCAGCTTCACTACTATGTCTGTCCCAAACAAATCAG GTTAGTGCAATAGATGTATCATCTTATTCCCGCGATGTCTGTCAACTTGCAAGTGCAGCAGATAATGTTACTCTTCCACTTGATGATAGTTCTGATGGAAAAGGTGGAAAGCTGATGATGATGAGAGGTATGACAGCCAAGAATTTTGATCCAGTTAGATATTCTGGAAGGTGGTTTGAAGTAGCTTCTCTTAAACGTGGATTTGCTGGGCAAGGTCAAGAAGACTGCCATTGTACCCAG GGCGTGTATACATATGATATGCAGGGATCAGCTATTCAGGTCGACACCTTTTGCATTCATGGAGGCCCGGATGGATATATTACTGGAATTAGGGGAAAGGTTCAATGCTTGTCCGAGGAAGATTTGGAGAAGAAAGAGACCGACCAAGAAAAGCTAGAAATGATCAAAGAAAAGTGTTACCTTCGGTTTCCAACATTACCATTTATCCCCAAGGAGCCTTATGATGTGATCGCCACCGACTACGACAACTTCTCCCTTGTCTCTGGTTCCAAAGATAAAAGTTTTATTCAG ATTTATTCAAGGAAGCCTAACCCTGGACCTGAGTTCATTGAGAAATATAAGAATTATCTGGCAAACTTTGGGTATGATCCTAGCAAAATCAAGGACACCCCACAAGATTGTGAAGTAATGTCAAATAGCCAGTTAGCTGCAATGATGTCTATGTCTGGGATGCAACAAGCTCTAACCAACGAATTCCCTGACCTAAAACTGGGGGCTGCTATTCAATTTGATCCCTTTACAAGTGTGTTTGAGACTCTGAAGAAGCTTGTGCAGCTCTATTTCAAATAG
- the LOC136217272 gene encoding uncharacterized protein — protein MAQLRGWVASDFEKWKRGYNFSAGELAELEAITVNIAVVGAGNPRVSMDFDPDEFGVGIENTEEAFVGASASLASFSSLEDANQVIQSMGGVLSAADDVDMAVEVPEGLPVEENKLVKAGEQREVVLDDSVADEGQIEAAASRKRKMNKGKAVMGSEKEDLSAPDGAGGASESSKRTRAEEEAELMADLVDRVGDHLEMVKRMDVKLAKFREYVMGLSLHADMMTSDLPRAMARVARVPREVFRLDGVSKMNLGIKTLSALGVATANANMVFDMCVNDEKVFREMEQGLRGAVAELETAKEKKNNVELRQGLSRDAEELRRRKLLLRLTVLWTRRLKENLADKTRQLATLAEEKLGAQTENERLRRELELAWKEAADLRAFARQREEKLVKMDRMMLIAAAHAAGYAIPPEVIFSPDVFDKEAQAKAVEFCGRFKKKK, from the exons ATGGCTCAGCTGCGGGGATGGGTGGCGTCGGACTTTGAGAAGTGGAAGAGAGGGTACAACTTTTCAGCCGGCGAGCTTGCTGAACTGGAGGCTATAACTGTGAATATTGCTGTAGTAG GTGCTGGGAATCCTCGGGTTAGCATGGATTTCGATCCAGATGAGTTCGGTGTTGGTATCGAAAATACTGAGGAAGCTTTTGTTGGTGCCTCAGCTTCCCTGGCTTCATTCTCATCTCTCGAGGATGCGAATCAGGTGATTCAAAGTATGGGTGGTGTACTCTCCGCAGCTGACGACGTTGATATGGCTGTAGAGGTCCCCGAGGGGCTTCCTGTGGAAGAGAACAAGCTGGTCAAGGCGGGAGAGCAACGCGAGGTCGTGCTCGACGATAGCGTGGCGGATGAGGGTCAGATTGAGGCTGCGGCATCTCGAAAACGAAAAATGAACAAGGGGAAAGCCGTAATGGGGAGTGAAAAGGAAGATTTGTCTGCTCCCGACGGTGCTGGCGGTGCTAGCGAGAGTTCAAAGCGGACACGTGCCGAGGAGGAGGCCGAATTGATGGCAGACCTGGTCGACAGGGTGGGCGATCATCTGGAGATGGTGAAGAGGATGGATGTAAAGCTGGCCAAGTTTCGCGAATACGTGATGGGCTTGTCGTTGCATGCCGATATGATGACATCGGACTTACCACGGGCGATGGCCCGTGTTGCTCGGGTGCCAAGGGAGGTATTTCGGTTGGACGGGGTTTCGAAGATGAATCTGGGGATAAAGACTTTATCGGCGCTTGGTGTG gCCACCGCGAATGCTAACATGGTATTTGATATGTGCGTAAATGATGAAAAAGTGTTCCGGGAGATGGAGCAGGGTCTGCGAGGTGCTGTGGCCGAGCTAGAGACGGcaaaggagaagaagaataaTGTCGAGCTGCGGCAGGGGCTGTCGCGCGATGCCGAAGAGCTGCGCCGCCGCAAGTTGTTGTTGAGGTTGACCGTGCTCTGGACTCGTCGCCTTAAAGAGAATTTGGCGGATAAGACCCGACAGCTTGCTACGTTAGCCGAGGAGAAGCTGGGTGCTCAAACGGAGAACGAGAGACTCCGTCGAGAACTTGAGTTGGCGTGGAAAGAGGCGGCTGATCTGCGCGCCTTTGCCAGGCAGCGCGAAGAGAAGCTGGTCAAAATGGACCGGATGATGCTGATTGCTGCTGCTCATGCTGCTGGATATGCGATTCCTCCCGAGGTGATATTCTCGCCGGACGTCTTCGATAAGGAGGCCCAGGCCAAAGCCGTTGAGTTTTGCGGGCGTtttaagaagaaaaaataa